DNA sequence from the Rhizobium lusitanum genome:
TGGGCCAGGAAGTCAAGGGTGGCGCTGACGCCATGCTTGCCGCCGGTATCCCGCAGCCGCGCTGGTTCCGGGGCGCAACGGCAAAATATAGCCTGTCGGCCATCGCTCAGATCCGCGGCATGGGCTATCGCATCGCCGGCTATTCGGTGAATGGCGACAGCGGCTCGCTGCTGCCGGCCAAGATGGTGGAAAAGCAATATGCTTCCGCCAAGGATGGCGATGTCATCATCTCCCACATCAACCAGCCGACGCATGCGGCCGGCGAGGGGGTCGCGGCGAGCATCCTGGCGCTGAAGGCTAAGGGCGTGCAGTTCGTCCGCCTGGAGGATATCCCCGAACAGGGCGATGACGACACCACGAACTGAGCGGATGATCGGCGGCGGTCGATCACCGTTCGTGCCGCGGTCTTTATTCAGGCAATTGCGGCCGCACCTTTTCCTCGATGAACAACTCGTTGACCACGGTCATCACGACCAGGGATAGCGGCAGAGCGAGCATGGCGCCGACAGCGCCCCACATCCACGTCCAGAAGATGATGGCGAGGAAGACGACAAAGGGATTGAGCTCCCATTGCCGGCCCATGACGGCCGGAAACACCAGATTTTCCACGGCCAGATGGACGGAGAAAAAAGCGACGGCAGGTGCAAGGGCAAAAATGATATCGTCATGGGTGATGATGCCGGCAATCGCCAGCGCGATCGTCATCGTTGCGATACCGAGGAAGGGAATGAAGCTGGAGAGAAAGGCGAAGACGCCCCAAAGGATCGGCGCACTCAGGCCGCCGGCATAGGCGATGATCGTCATGATAACGCCGAGGCTGGCATAGATCAGTGCGGCGGTCGCGAAATAGAAGCCGAGCACCTGTTCCACCGCATTGATGATGCGGATCGCCGCCAATCGTGACATCCGGTTGGAAAAGGCCATGATGATCGTCTTGCGCAGGCTGACGCGACCGGCGAGGAACAGCAGCAAGGCCGCAAAAAAGATTAGCCCCTGGACGATGGCCGGCGTCAGGCTGCTGGTGACAACATGCAGCACATTGCCGGTGTTTTCGAGCAACACACTGATCGACATCGGACCGCTTTCAAAGGTTTGCGGCGTGATGTGCAGCCATTTGATCCGTTCGAGATAGGGCATCAGCCGGTCAATGGTGCGCTGAAAGACGTCCGGCCCCTCCTGTGCCAACCGGGCCAACGGTCCGGCAAGCGCATTGATGAACAGGAAGATCACCAGCGCCACCGCCGAAGACAGGAGGACGGCATTGAGGACGCGCGGAACACCAAGCTTGCTGAGCCTTTCCGCCGCAAGGCCGAGGATCATGCCGACCACCACCGCGAGTGTCACCGGAATGAGGATGATCGACATCATGTTGACGGCAGCGAACGCCAGGATGAGGAAGATGCCGATAAGAGCCCAGGCCGAGGCTATATCCAGCCCATCCTTCACGATGTCTCTGGCCGGCGTGGCACCGTCCAATTGTGCGGTATCCGCCTGAAGCGTTTCCATCCAGGCGCTGGTGCGCTTTTCACGCGCGATCGCCAGCTTGCGCTCCTGCTTGCGTGTGCCCTTGGCGATATCCATCCTGTACAATCCCCGAAGCCTTATTGCCTTTGAATATAAACGCGAAAGGCCCGCTCCGGTTCCGGAACGAGCCTTAAGATAATCGATCTATGGTTGCGATCAGGCGATCAGGTTCAGCCCGATGCCCCAGGGGTCACGCAAAGAAACGCCGCCGTCGCGCTTCTCCGTCTTGATTTCGTGCACATCGAGCGCGCCGACTGCCTTGTCGAGCGCCTGTCTGTCGTTGAAGCGCAGCGTGTAATCGGAAAGGCCGGTCATGTGTTCGGAGCGAACGCCGGCGCCACGGCTGTTCCAGGTATTGGCGCCAAGATGATGGTGATAGCCGCCCGTTGCCAGGAACGTCGCACCGGGATAGCGCCCGGCCATGACGTTCATTCCAAGCACGTCGCGATAGAAGGCATTCGCCTCCTCGACATCGCCGACCTGCAGATGGATGTGGCCGATCGCCGAGCCATCGGCCATGCCGTCCCAGCGATCCTGCGGCGCGCTTTCATAAAGCTTCTGCAGATCGAGCCTCAGCGTCGCCATCTCGACCGTGCCGTCGCCATGGAAGGTCCACTGGTCATGAGGCCGGTCGGCGTAGATCTCGATGCCGTTGCCTTCGGGATCGGACAGATAGATGGCTTCGCTGACGATATGGTCCGACGCGCCTTCAAGGGCGACGTTGTTCTGCGCCGCATGCCGCAGCCAGCGGGCAAGCTCGACCCGGTTGGGCAGCAGGAAGGCGGTGTGGAACAGACCGGCCGCCGTCTGCGGCGCGCGCTTGGCGGCGCGATCCGTCGTCAGCGTC
Encoded proteins:
- a CDS encoding AI-2E family transporter — protein: MDIAKGTRKQERKLAIAREKRTSAWMETLQADTAQLDGATPARDIVKDGLDIASAWALIGIFLILAFAAVNMMSIILIPVTLAVVVGMILGLAAERLSKLGVPRVLNAVLLSSAVALVIFLFINALAGPLARLAQEGPDVFQRTIDRLMPYLERIKWLHITPQTFESGPMSISVLLENTGNVLHVVTSSLTPAIVQGLIFFAALLLFLAGRVSLRKTIIMAFSNRMSRLAAIRIINAVEQVLGFYFATAALIYASLGVIMTIIAYAGGLSAPILWGVFAFLSSFIPFLGIATMTIALAIAGIITHDDIIFALAPAVAFFSVHLAVENLVFPAVMGRQWELNPFVVFLAIIFWTWMWGAVGAMLALPLSLVVMTVVNELFIEEKVRPQLPE
- a CDS encoding VOC family protein; the encoded protein is MNRRQLLRPAIGGVFAPAPVPLSSEHRGWNKLMTEITPSYALTRPAYVGQSHLVVTDLTLVSRFYQDMLGLKVIEKTASGEVLGVAGQPLLTLTTDRAAKRAPQTAAGLFHTAFLLPNRVELARWLRHAAQNNVALEGASDHIVSEAIYLSDPEGNGIEIYADRPHDQWTFHGDGTVEMATLRLDLQKLYESAPQDRWDGMADGSAIGHIHLQVGDVEEANAFYRDVLGMNVMAGRYPGATFLATGGYHHHLGANTWNSRGAGVRSEHMTGLSDYTLRFNDRQALDKAVGALDVHEIKTEKRDGGVSLRDPWGIGLNLIA